A genomic segment from Nitrospinaceae bacterium encodes:
- a CDS encoding class I SAM-dependent methyltransferase, which produces MNDEKVPVQTASEPATLSEIQNFWEKNPVASAGISHEPGTEEFYLAFEEAREEVEPTWLRDKVYGFSEYSSKRVLDIGCGNGYVLSKYARGGADVWGIDLTRKSVELSRRRFSLEKLDGHFLVGNAEKLPYPDGHFDLVTSMGVLHHVPSFEKAVSEIRRVLRP; this is translated from the coding sequence ATGAACGATGAGAAAGTCCCAGTACAAACCGCGAGCGAACCTGCGACGCTGAGCGAAATCCAGAACTTCTGGGAAAAAAATCCTGTTGCATCCGCTGGTATATCTCATGAGCCGGGGACGGAGGAATTCTATCTGGCCTTCGAGGAGGCACGGGAAGAAGTCGAGCCCACCTGGTTGCGAGATAAGGTATATGGATTTTCCGAATATTCGAGCAAGCGTGTTCTCGATATCGGGTGCGGCAATGGGTATGTGTTGAGTAAATATGCTCGGGGCGGTGCCGATGTATGGGGCATCGACCTGACGCGAAAATCTGTAGAGCTCAGCCGTAGACGCTTTTCATTAGAGAAATTAGATGGCCATTTTCTGGTCGGAAATGCCGAGAAGCTTCCCTATCCTGACGGGCATTTCGATCTTGTTACATCAATGGGTGTTCTCCATCATGTCCCGTCGTTTGAAAAAGCGGTGAGCGAAATACGGCGGGTGCTTCGACCCG